In Agromyces sp. G08B096, a genomic segment contains:
- a CDS encoding TetR/AcrR family transcriptional regulator: protein MKPGPRRSISQSEIVAAAFEILAERGFAAVSVRGVAGALGLTPTAMYTYFPAKQALLTAMVEQLLAGVTVSGGVTVDGDTDSAGVARSALVETAAALRVRLRAHPGAVALVTSGPLDGPVALALTEGLGASFVAAGLDRDDAARAAHALLAHVLGQVALETAWSDAPAEPASATLWSDETKHPITDAGAALGLRTGDETEFRTAVGRLVDGWLVPAGIASTR from the coding sequence ATGAAACCCGGCCCCCGCCGAAGCATCAGCCAGTCAGAGATCGTCGCCGCGGCGTTCGAGATCCTCGCCGAGCGCGGCTTCGCCGCGGTGTCGGTGCGAGGCGTGGCCGGGGCGCTCGGGCTCACGCCGACGGCGATGTACACGTACTTCCCGGCCAAGCAGGCGCTGCTCACGGCGATGGTCGAGCAGCTGCTCGCAGGCGTCACCGTCTCAGGCGGTGTCACCGTTGACGGCGACACCGACTCAGCCGGTGTCGCCCGCTCGGCGCTCGTCGAGACCGCCGCCGCGCTACGCGTCCGCCTCCGCGCTCACCCCGGAGCAGTCGCGCTCGTCACGAGCGGGCCGCTCGACGGACCGGTCGCCCTCGCGCTGACGGAGGGCCTCGGCGCATCGTTCGTTGCGGCGGGTCTCGACCGCGACGACGCCGCCCGCGCCGCGCACGCCCTGCTCGCCCACGTCCTCGGGCAGGTCGCACTCGAGACCGCCTGGTCGGATGCCCCGGCCGAGCCGGCCTCCGCGACCCTGTGGAGCGACGAGACGAAGCATCCCATCACCGACGCCGGCGCCGCACTGGGGCTGCGCACCGGCGACGAGACCGAGTTCCGCACCGCCGTCGGCCGACTGGTCGACGGATGGCTCGTGCCTGCCGGCATCGCCTCGACGCGCTGA
- a CDS encoding GNAT family N-acetyltransferase codes for MAVDDVLVRPAAVADAPAIARVHWISHQEAYVEPGLVSRERVEAWTMRDRVGAWSAYTAIASGVFPPPEGFHAMEIFVAEVDGEVVGWANTSAGRGEDLPRALELEGLYVLQSFHGAGVGQALLDRALGDRPAFLWALDRNPRAHAFYRRNGFELDGTEKWDELWQVREVRFVR; via the coding sequence GTGGCCGTCGACGACGTGCTCGTGCGCCCGGCCGCCGTCGCCGACGCGCCGGCGATCGCCCGCGTGCACTGGATCTCCCACCAGGAGGCCTACGTCGAACCCGGGCTCGTCAGCCGTGAGCGAGTCGAGGCGTGGACGATGCGCGACCGCGTGGGCGCGTGGAGCGCGTACACCGCGATCGCGTCCGGCGTGTTCCCGCCGCCGGAGGGCTTCCACGCGATGGAGATCTTCGTCGCCGAGGTCGACGGCGAGGTGGTGGGCTGGGCGAACACCAGCGCGGGCCGGGGCGAGGACCTGCCGCGAGCCCTCGAGCTCGAGGGCCTCTACGTGCTGCAGTCCTTCCACGGCGCCGGCGTCGGGCAGGCGCTCCTCGACCGGGCGCTCGGCGACCGGCCAGCCTTCCTCTGGGCGCTCGACCGGAATCCGCGGGCGCACGCCTTCTATCGCCGCAACGGGTTCGAGCTCGACGGCACCGAGAAGTGGGACGAGCTCTGGCAGGTGCGCGAGGTCCGCTTCGTCCGCTGA
- a CDS encoding glutathione peroxidase, with the protein MTGIDDIPITTMDGGSTSLADYAGKAVLVVNVASRCGLAPQYGKLEELQRQYADRGFTVIGFPSNQFLQELSTNEAISEYCSTTWGITFPIVDRVRVNGKHEHPLYTELKKTPDASGKAGRVSWNFEKFLVAPDRSVTRFRPTTEPDDPAVIAAIESALPG; encoded by the coding sequence ATGACCGGAATCGATGACATCCCCATCACCACCATGGACGGCGGCTCGACGTCGCTCGCCGACTACGCAGGAAAGGCGGTGCTCGTCGTGAACGTCGCCTCGCGCTGCGGGCTCGCGCCACAGTACGGCAAGCTCGAGGAACTGCAGCGGCAGTACGCCGACCGGGGGTTCACCGTCATCGGCTTCCCGAGCAACCAGTTCCTGCAGGAGCTCTCGACCAACGAGGCGATCTCCGAGTACTGCTCCACGACGTGGGGCATCACCTTCCCGATCGTCGACCGGGTTCGCGTCAACGGGAAGCACGAGCACCCGCTCTACACCGAGTTGAAGAAGACGCCGGATGCCTCCGGCAAGGCCGGCCGGGTGTCCTGGAACTTCGAGAAGTTCCTCGTGGCGCCCGACCGTTCGGTGACGAGGTTCCGCCCGACGACCGAGCCCGACGATCCCGCGGTGATCGCCGCGATCGAGTCGGCGCTGCCCGGGTAG